From the genome of Cognaticolwellia beringensis, one region includes:
- a CDS encoding sensor histidine kinase: protein MLKTLFSNEFMPHGMCYMWRPELLWLHVISDALIFLSYTSIPITLVYILRMRKDLIFSNVMALFGAFVLLCGLTHLLAVWNVWNGTYWLSGGMKAMAAIVSVATAYMLWKLVPTLKNIPTVEKLKIEVEKREAAEKKLQEKASILAIESKRLNDLNDELEAYAFASSHDLKSPLRGIRQLASWIEEDLQAEGFTLPEDCREHFDVMKSRITRMEHLLDDLLAYSRAGHISGELTLINVKKLCFELLELLNTTSKTTLHIDDNIKEFKSFQAPLVLVIRNLLDNSIKHNNKKGGNIWLDIIEKDNYFEFSIKDDGPGVNASDFDRITRIFSTLKAKDEVEGSGMGLAIIQKIINKFDGSLTFASEEGEGLTVIFTWPQEHYLKMLMAAEITQRG, encoded by the coding sequence ATGCTAAAAACGTTGTTTTCAAATGAATTCATGCCACATGGCATGTGCTATATGTGGCGACCTGAGTTACTTTGGCTGCATGTTATTTCCGATGCTTTAATTTTCCTTTCTTACACCAGTATACCCATTACGCTAGTCTATATTCTGCGTATGCGTAAAGATTTAATTTTTTCGAACGTTATGGCGTTATTTGGCGCCTTTGTATTGCTGTGCGGCCTTACCCATTTGTTGGCGGTGTGGAATGTCTGGAACGGCACCTATTGGTTAAGTGGCGGGATGAAAGCTATGGCCGCTATTGTTTCAGTGGCTACGGCTTATATGTTGTGGAAGCTAGTACCTACCTTAAAAAACATTCCGACTGTTGAGAAACTTAAAATTGAAGTTGAAAAACGTGAAGCAGCAGAAAAAAAATTGCAAGAAAAAGCCAGCATATTAGCCATTGAATCTAAAAGGTTAAATGACTTAAATGACGAATTAGAAGCTTATGCCTTTGCATCATCACATGATCTTAAATCACCTTTGCGGGGTATTAGACAATTAGCGAGTTGGATTGAAGAAGATTTACAAGCAGAGGGTTTTACCTTACCTGAAGATTGTCGCGAACATTTTGATGTCATGAAATCAAGAATAACTCGCATGGAACACTTGTTAGATGATTTACTAGCCTATTCAAGGGCGGGTCATATCTCAGGTGAATTGACATTAATCAATGTTAAAAAGTTATGTTTTGAGTTACTTGAACTTTTAAATACTACATCAAAAACCACCTTACATATTGATGATAATATTAAAGAATTTAAGTCATTTCAGGCTCCGTTAGTTTTAGTGATTCGAAATTTATTAGACAATTCAATTAAGCATAACAATAAAAAAGGCGGCAATATCTGGCTTGATATTATTGAGAAAGATAACTATTTTGAATTTAGTATTAAAGATGATGGCCCAGGGGTGAACGCCAGTGATTTTGATCGAATAACTCGAATTTTTAGTACGTTAAAAGCCAAAGATGAAGTCGAGGGGAGCGGTATGGGGCTCGCTATAATTCAAAAAATTATTAACAAATTTGATGGTTCGCTAACTTTTGCCAGTGAAGAAGGCGAAGGTTTAACCGTAATATTTACTTGGCCCCAAGAACATTATTTAAAAATGCTAATGGCTGCAGAAATAACACAAAGGGGATAG